One Globicephala melas chromosome 4, mGloMel1.2, whole genome shotgun sequence genomic window carries:
- the LOC115855386 gene encoding developmental pluripotency-associated protein 3, which translates to MDSSEVNPAWTLESPQTSIDENSQAIPVASQPMSEVLIKNLSNLTPNPSIKLPFVLPECLRQPTGRLLGETIPYRRGVRTMLTDRRDKIERLIQSVKKCYSKGVPRSDSQREPWQNDVETQSRGRRFRSSCRFCWFHRDPSEDNYENYYNNKYYSNYDMESKEP; encoded by the coding sequence ATGGATTCATCTGAGGTTAACCCAGCCTGGACCCTGGAGTCTCCTCAAACATCCATCGATGAAAATTCCCAGGCAATTCCAGTTGCCTCTCAGCCTATGTCTGAAGTGTTAATAAAGAACCTCAGTAACCTGACGCCCAACCCTAGTATCAAATTGCCATTCGTTCTACCAGAATGTCTACGTCAACCAACTGGTCGGTTACTTGGTGAAACCATACCCTATAGGAGAGGGGTGAGGACCATGTTAACTGATCGGAGAGATAAGATAGAACGTCTGATTCAATCTGTTAAAAAATGCTACAGCAAAGGAGTTCCTCGGTCTGACTCTCAAAGAGAACCATGGCAGAATGATGTTGAGACTCAGTCAAGAGGGCGAAGGTTTAGAAGTAGCTGTCGTTTTTGCTGGTTTCATAGAGATCCTTCTGAGGATAATTATGAGAATTATTACAACAATAAGTATTACAGTAATTATGACATGGAGTCGAAGGAGCCATAA